Proteins from a genomic interval of Piscinibacter sp. HJYY11:
- a CDS encoding (2Fe-2S)-binding protein → MDLSVNGQSRTLPEAEVPADMPLLWVLRDVLHLTGTKFGCGVAACGACTVHVDGQAVRSCVTPVGTVQGKPVRTIEALGTAAQPHPLQKAWLDHQVPQCGYCQSGMLMAAADLLAKNRNPSDADIDAAITNICRCGTYPRIREAIKSAAKSLRGGASA, encoded by the coding sequence ATGGACTTGAGCGTCAACGGCCAGAGCCGCACTTTGCCCGAGGCCGAGGTGCCCGCCGACATGCCCCTGCTGTGGGTGCTGCGCGACGTGCTGCACCTCACCGGCACCAAGTTTGGGTGCGGCGTGGCGGCCTGCGGTGCGTGCACGGTCCATGTGGACGGCCAGGCCGTGCGCTCCTGCGTGACGCCGGTCGGCACCGTGCAGGGCAAGCCGGTGCGCACCATCGAAGCCCTGGGCACCGCGGCACAACCGCACCCCTTGCAGAAGGCCTGGCTCGACCACCAGGTGCCGCAGTGCGGCTATTGCCAGAGCGGCATGCTGATGGCCGCGGCCGACCTGCTGGCGAAGAACCGCAACCCGTCCGACGCCGACATCGACGCGGCCATCACCAACATCTGCCGCTGCGGCACCTACCCGCGCATCCGCGAGGCCATCAAGTCGGCCGCGAAGTCACTGCGCGGCGGAGCGTCGGCATGA
- a CDS encoding porin, which translates to MPRPLSSSFAKPIALAAAALCLSYAPARAQSVNLYGLIDVSAGQFQDAGAPKLKRVESGKMTTSYFGFSGKEELSSTLKAKFAIEGFFGADTGASGRFGGDVFWARSAYVGLEGDFGSTVLGRTTNQYFVSTLIFNAFGDSFGYSPSIRQVLTPKAAMLPFLGDTGWSNSLLYSSPKLGGLSLNLQGALGEGSSTTTGHSFGGNAIYFGGPFAATVAYQRVKHGVFGTLPALITTGFKYQESATVGASYDLTVVKFFAQYNLVKTEAATDTETHYFGLGASAPVGPGKVLAQYGQATAEYPTADVENKTLTLGYDYLLSKRTDVYAVFMHDKLTGAANGNTFVVGLRHRF; encoded by the coding sequence ATGCCACGCCCGCTCTCGTCCAGTTTCGCCAAACCCATCGCGCTTGCTGCCGCCGCACTGTGCCTGTCCTACGCACCGGCCCGTGCCCAGTCCGTCAACCTCTACGGGTTGATCGACGTGTCGGCGGGCCAGTTCCAGGATGCCGGTGCGCCCAAGCTCAAGCGTGTGGAAAGCGGCAAGATGACCACGAGCTACTTCGGCTTCTCAGGCAAGGAAGAGCTGAGCAGCACGCTCAAGGCCAAGTTCGCGATCGAAGGCTTCTTCGGCGCCGACACCGGCGCCTCGGGGCGCTTTGGCGGTGATGTGTTCTGGGCCCGCTCGGCCTACGTGGGCCTGGAGGGTGACTTCGGCTCCACCGTGCTCGGCCGCACCACCAACCAGTACTTCGTCTCCACGCTGATCTTCAATGCCTTCGGCGATTCTTTCGGCTATTCGCCGTCGATCCGCCAGGTGCTCACGCCCAAGGCGGCCATGCTGCCCTTCCTGGGCGACACCGGCTGGAGCAACTCGCTGCTCTATTCGAGCCCGAAGCTCGGTGGCCTGTCGCTCAACCTGCAAGGCGCGCTCGGCGAAGGCAGCAGCACCACCACGGGCCACAGCTTCGGCGGCAACGCCATCTACTTCGGAGGCCCGTTCGCCGCGACCGTGGCGTACCAGCGGGTGAAGCACGGCGTCTTCGGCACGCTGCCGGCCCTCATCACCACCGGCTTCAAGTACCAGGAATCGGCGACGGTCGGCGCGTCCTACGACCTGACGGTGGTGAAGTTCTTCGCGCAGTACAACCTGGTGAAGACCGAGGCGGCGACCGACACCGAAACCCACTACTTCGGCCTGGGCGCCTCGGCGCCCGTCGGGCCCGGCAAGGTGCTGGCGCAGTACGGTCAGGCCACGGCCGAGTACCCGACGGCCGATGTCGAGAACAAGACGCTCACGCTCGGCTACGACTACCTGCTGTCCAAGCGCACCGACGTGTACGCCGTCTTCATGCACGACAAGCTGACCGGCGCGGCCAACGGCAACACCTTCGTCGTCGGCCTGCGGCACCGGTTCTGA